From a single Cryptococcus deuterogattii R265 chromosome 5, complete sequence genomic region:
- a CDS encoding 40S ribosomal protein S2, with product MAERGGFGRGRGGAGGRGRRGPRRGGKKEEDKEWVPVTKLGRLVKDGKIKSMEEIYLFSLPVKEFQIVDLFLPSLKDEVMKIMPVQKQTSAGQRTRFKAFVAVGDFDGHVGLGIKTAKEVATAIRGAIISAKLSIVPVRRGYWGSHIAEPHTVPCKVSGKSGSVMCRLIPAPRGTGIVAAPASKRMLQMAGIQDCYTQSKGCTATQGNFLKATMAALAKTYQFQSPDLWNVIAPGLTPYDEHSAWLAIAAKKAANY from the exons ATGGCTGAGCGAGGCGGTTTCGGACGTGGTCGTGGCGGTGCCGGTGGCCGAGGCAGGAGGGGTCCCCGACGAGGCGgtaagaaggaggaggacaaggaaTG GGTTCCCGTTACCAAGCTCGGTCGATTGGTGAAGGACGGCAAGATCAAGTCCATGGAGGAGAtttacctcttctctctccccgTCAAGGAGTTCCAGATCGTcgaccttttccttccctccctcaaGGACGAGGTCATGAAGATCATGCCCGTTCAGAAGCAAACTTCTGCCGGTCAGAGGACCAGGTTCAAGGCTTTCGTTGCCGTTGGTGACTTTGACGGCCACGTTGGTCTCGGTATCAAGACCGCCAAGGAGGTTGCTACCGCCATCCGAGGTGCCATCATTTCTGCCAAGCTCTCTATCGTTCCCGTCCGAAGGGGTTACTGGGGTTCTCACATTGCTGAGCCTCACACCGTTCCTTGCAAGGTCTCTGGCAAGAGCGGTTCCGTTATGTGCCGATTGATCCCTGCCC CCCGAGGTACCGGTATCGTTGCCGCCCCCGCTTCCAAGCGAATGCTCCAGATGGCTGGTATCCAGGACTGTTACA CCCAGTCCAAGGGTTGTACCGCTACCCAGGGTAACTTCTTGAAGGCTACCATGGCTGCCCTTGCCAAGACTTACCAGTTCCAGTCCCCCGACCTCTGGAACGTTATTGCTCCTGGTCTTACTCCTTACGACGAGCACTCTGCTTGGTTGGCTATCGCCGCCAAGAAGGCCGCCAACTACTAG
- a CDS encoding rho family protein produces the protein MSSSPNNRAVRRKLVIVGDGAAGKTSLLNVFAVGHFPESYEPTVFDNYVTEIELDGKPVQLALWDTAGQEEYERLRPLSYSKAHVILIAFAVDTPDSLENVTQKWIEEVRSICGKAIPVILVACKTDLRDKAIANGTFSPERFTDRATGQRIADSIGAKGYFETSALQNKNVDAVFEAATRAAVLVRDAGHGGVGASNGSFDAGGRKDWGREKEEKKFGCCVIA, from the exons ATGTCTTCAAGTCCCAACAACCGTGCA GTCAGGAGAAAGCTCGTCATCGTTGGGGATGGTGCAGCAGGAAAGACCTCATTGCTCAACGTGTTTGCAGTCGGTCACTTCCCAGAGAGCTAT GAACCAACGGTGTTCGACAACTACGTGACAGAGATTGAACTCGATGGGAAGCCTGTTCAATTGGCTTTGTGGGATACTGC CGGTCAAGAAGAGTATGAAAGACTACGACCCCTCTCTTATTCCAAAGCGCACGTAATTCTCATCGCCTTTGCGGTAGATACACCGGACTCACTGGAGAACGTTACTCAAAAG TGGATAGAGGAAGTTAGGTCAATCTGTGGCAAAGCTATCCCTGTCATCCTTGTGGCATGCAAGACCGATCTCCGAGACAAGGCTATCGCGAACGGCACTTTCTCCCCCGAACGATTCACAGATCGTGCTACT GGTCAGAGAATAGCAGACTCCATCGGCGCAAAAGGATACTTTGAAACTTCAGCTCTGCAAAACAAAAATGTTGATGCCGTATTTGAAGCTGCAACACGAGCAGCAGTCCTAGTCAGGGATGCTGGCCATGGCGGTGTGGGCGCCTCGAATGGGAGCTTTGATgcgggaggaaggaaagattgggggcgggagaaggaggagaagaaatttGGGTGTTGTGTCATTGCCTAA